In Hydractinia symbiolongicarpus strain clone_291-10 chromosome 13, HSymV2.1, whole genome shotgun sequence, a single genomic region encodes these proteins:
- the LOC130623095 gene encoding uncharacterized protein LOC130623095 — LHLTGPRTPCSYPRGLHRYRRPSSIHRIRATKGRTKSDTRHTGQHEHLYGKINHLTDPIVPEGTRSNLNPSPNVPDGTLASKSSTQQEEERISITGSNLWFRSTRSESPSSKDEAPEHSKKSTKEPAQEYWQQSTDDYEEDSKASGPEVTSSVACAAKVFWQKRLKGDVLKRKLETAAIPSNCNFLLPKRTNTEIWKTLSNFHRSTDVKMQDIQNMHSASVAMLLKASSTLVEKSGDANADTKGPLNDLKDAMTLAGKTSQLLNQVRRDLIKPSLPKEYVALATEVEEDSEWLFGSSVCERLEKLKKENQLKSLLERGQKRRFEPSSNKGPSYMPQNRANYHNGQSQSKKPYRSHNSNFSKHTNRKN; from the coding sequence CTTCACCTTACAGGACCCCGAACACCCTGTTCCTATCCCCGTGGACTGCACAGGTATCGTAGACCAAGTAGTATCCATCGTATCCGAGCGACAAAAGGCCGAACTAAGTCGGATACACGACACACTGGCCAGCATGAACACCTTTATGGCAAGATTAACCACCTTACAGACCCTATTGTCCCAGAGGGGACCCGGTCTAATCTTAATCCTAGCCCCAATGTTCCAGATGGAACTCTGGCTAGCAAATCCAGTACCCAACAGGAGGAAGAAAGAATATCTATCACTGGTTCAAACCTCTGGTTTAGATCCACGCGCTCAGAATCGCCTTCTTCCAAAGATGAAGCACCAGAGCATTCTAAAAAGAGTACCAAAGAGCCAGCCCAAGAGTACTGGCAACAGTCCACTGATGACTATGAAGAGGACAGCAAGGCCTCGGGACCAGAAGTCACGTCATCAGTGGCATGTGCCGCCAAAGTGTTTTGGCAAAAAAGGCTCAAGGGCGATGTTCTCAAGCGGAAGTTAGAAACGGCAGCAATTCCATCGAACTGCAACTTTCTACTCCCAAAGAGAACAAACACTGAAATTTGGAAAACACTTTCAAATTTTCACAGGTCCACTGACGTTAAGATGCAGGACATCCAAAACATGCACTCAGCGTCGGTTGCTATGCTTCTGAAAGCTTCATCTACATTGGTGGAGAAATCCGGTGATGCCAACGCAGACACAAAGGGTCCGTTAAACGACCTTAAGGACGCCATGACCCTCGCTGGTAAGACCTCCCAGCTGCTAAATCAGGTCAGGCGAGACTTAATTAAGCCTTCCTTGCCAAAAGAGTACGTAGCCTTAGCTACGGAAGTGGAAGAGGATTCCGAATGGCTGTTTGGTTCCTCCGTCTGCGAAAGGCTTGAGAAGCTGAAAAAGGAGAACCAGCTCAAATCACTCCTGGAAAGAGGCCAAAAAAGAAGATTCGAGCCTTCATCAAACAAAGGGCCCTCTTACATGCCCCAAAATAGGGCCAACTACCACAATGGGCAATCCCAATCAAAGAAACCGTACCGCAGCCACAACAGCAACTTTTCCAAGCACACCAACAGGAAAAATTAA
- the LOC130623096 gene encoding uncharacterized protein LOC130623096 — protein sequence MPQTPYRTYPLDRKKKLFIDEEIQSLLGKGVIRLSSRVNMTVALTPKKKAAIIDLCQAVTQREKITIRTLARLIGKFTSSLIGVPHGRLYYRSTERLKIESTRGWGASMTQTLTGGEFSSLEQEHHINVLELMAAFFGLQALCNHTANTTILLKMDNTSAVACVNKMGSVKSIPMDKITHSIWEWAISKNNWIVATHLPGILNVEADRESRQQETRTAWMLNKSTFRYALNELDFRPETDLFASRINTQLPAFFSYRPDPNCIGVNSFTEDWHNISFYAFPPFACLPQNGPITASTATKCLSSTAPKSKSSDSNCLREAINLKQSCSDDLKQLLTASWSEKTQSSYNLYLRKWLKFCKSEKIPEPYGASHKQGMDFLAFLFHVEKASYGYIAAARSALSAVLPKDAGTSFGKNEDVSRLIKGVFKLRPSLPKHTVIYDPDVILNYMTTLPGNQHLELEFLTKKLATLLCLLSGQRAQTIGALKVNFCHRSSDMYTFYISTIMKTTKPGKHQEPLQFEKYHLDNRICIVHCLDEYLRRTDLIRENLENQPRELLLSYAYPHKPIGITTIAKYVKTFLGLAGIDIKTFSTHSTRSASTSKAEDIGVPMKTIAKAAGWRGTSTFAKHYKLPISKNFGNELLKCL from the exons ATGCCCCAAACCCCATATCGGACATACCCCCTAGATAGAAAAAAGAAACTCTTCATTGACGAAGAAATACAAAGCCTTTTGGGGAAAGGTGTAATAAGGTTGAGCAGTCGAGTGAATATGACCGTCGCTCTCACCCCCAAAAAGAAGGCAGCCATAATCGATCTGTGTCAAGCAGTGACACAGAGAGAGAAGATAACAATAAGAACTCTAGCGCGATTAATTGGTAAGTTTACCAGCAGCCTTATTGGGGTACCACACGGTAGACTCTACTACAGATCTACCGAAAGACTAAAAATTGAGTCAACAAGAGGTTGGGGAGCGTCAATGACACAAACCCTCACAGGGGGTGAGTTTTCATCTCTGGAGCAGGAACACCACATAAATGTCCTAGAACTAATGGCAGCATTCTTTGGACTACAGgctctttgcaaccatactgcAAACACTACCATATTGCTAAAGATGGATAACACTTCAGCAGTAGCCTGTGTAAACAAAATGGGTAGCGTAAAATCTATCCCAATGGATAAGATTACACATAGCATTTGGGAATGGGCAATAAGCAAAAATAATTGGATAGTCGCTACACATCTCCCTGGCATTCTTAACGTAGAAGCAGACAGGGAGTCACGACAACAGGAGACAAGAACAGCATGGATGTTAAACAAATCAACATTCCGCTATGCGCTGAACGAACTGGACTTCCGTCCAGAAACAGACCTCTTCGCGAGTAGAATAAACACGCAGTTACCTGCCTTCTTCTCATATCGACCTGATCCCAACTGCATCGGAGTAAACTCGTTTACTGAGGATTGGCACAATATCTCGTTTTATGCCTTTCCACCCTTCGCCTGCCTTCCCCAG AATGGACCTATTACTGCTTCCACAGCAACCAAGTGTCTTTCATCCACTGCACCCAAATCTAAGTCTTCGGATAGCAATTGTCTCAGGGAGGCAATAAACCTAAAACAGTCATGTTCTGACGATCTTAAACAACTGCTCACTGCATCGTGGTCAGAAAAAACCCAATCCAGCTATAATCTCTATTTAAGGAAATGGCTGAAGTTttgtaaaagtgaaaaaatccCAGAACCTTATGGGGCTAGTCATAAACAAGGTATGGACTTCCTTGCTTTCCTTTTCCACGTAGAAAAGGCAAGTTATGGATACATCGCAGCGGCAAGGTCAGCCCTGTCAGCTGTATTACCAAAGGATGCAGGAACAAGCTTTGGTAAGAACGAGGACGTTAGCAGACTAATCAAGGGAGTTTTCAAGCTACGTCCTTCCCTACCAAAACACACTGTGATATATGACCCTGATGTAATATTAAACTATATGACAACCTTGCCTGGTAACCAGCACCTGGAGTTAGAGTTTTTAACGAAAAAACTAGCCACCTTGTTGTGCCTCCTGAGTGGCCAGAGAGCCCAGACAATAGGTGCCCTAAAGGTTAACTTTTGTCATCGATCTTCAGATATGTACACTTTCTACATCTCTACAATCATGAAGACAACAAAACCAGGCAAACATCAGGAACCTCTGCAATTCGAGAAGTACCACCTCGATAACCGGATATGTATAGTCCACTGCCTAGATGAATACCTGAGGAGGACAGACCTTATACGAGAGAACCTTGAAAACCAACCAAGGGAACTACTTCTCTCCTATGCATATCCCCATAAACCTATCGGAATCACCACCATTGCAAAGTACGTTAAAACTTTCTTAGGCTTGGCTGGCATTGATATTAAGACGTTCAGCACCCATTCTACAAGGAGTGCATCTACCAGCAAGGCAGAGGACATAGGCGTACCTATGAAGACAATCGCAAAGGCGGCAGGCTGGAGAGGCACTAGCACGTTTGCAAAACATTACAAATTGCCCATAAGCAAGAACTTTGGGAACGAACTTCTTAAATGTTTATGA
- the LOC130624108 gene encoding coiled-coil-helix-coiled-coil-helix domain-containing protein 2-like — protein sequence MPRSRSGGRSSFSRPMSSQSARPRSPPPRPPTRNVPAAAPASSVASPTSQPRQPGLFANMASTAAGVAVGSTVGHTLGHAITGGLSSGGGGGEADHAQQQQQFERNPQNPCEYEMKQFLECAQGQTDITLCQGFNEALKQCKLYYNTTGGAVLQ from the exons ATGCCTCGTTCAAGATCAGGAGGAAGATCTTCTTTTTCTCGTCCCATGTCTTCTCAATCAGCAAGACCAAGAAGTCCACCACCACGACCTCCTACTAGAAATGTTCCAGCTGCTGCACCAGCCAGTTCAGTAGCTTCACCAACATCGCAGCCCAGGCAACCTGGACTTTTTGCTAACATGGCCTCCACAGCTGCTGGCGTTGCTGTTGGATCAACTGTG ggtcACACTCTTGGCCATGCTATCACTGGGGGCTTAAgtagtggtggtggtggtggcgaGGCTGACCAtgctcaacaacaacaacaatttgaaCGCAATCCACAAAATCCATGTGAGTATGAAATGAAACAGTTTTTGGAATGCGCCCAAGGACAAACAGATATCACATTATGTCAAGGTTTTAACGAAGCTTTGAAACAATGTAAACTCTATTACAATACTACTGGAG gtGCTGTGTTGCAATAA
- the LOC130624298 gene encoding ribosomal protein S6 kinase beta-1-like isoform X3, with the protein MTTGIFEIDDDFHKDVGPSSEDEYEITDEIKEFEEMDHDHLIEEMGSDVEKVPICQEVVNPKEKLGPSDFELLKVLGKGGYGKVFQVKKRTGRDAGSIFAMKVLKKATIVRNQKDTAHTKAERNILEAIKFPFIVDLLYAFQTGGKLYLILEYLSGGELFMHLEREGVFLEDTASFYLAEITLALQHLHTEGIIYRDLKPENILLDLNGHIKLTDFGLCKESIYHTDMTHTFCGTIEYMAPEILTRHGHGKAVDWWSLGTLMYDMLTGAPPFCSDNRKKTIDKILKGKLVLPPYLTAESRDLLRKLLKRHPQSRLGGGSDDAEPIKAHPFFRHLNWDELYARKVEPPFKPSVTSEEDVSQFDQRFTKETPVDSPCDNMLSESADRIFQGFTYVAPSMMESLSKLSFSDSHGARSFRSPRRSRAPSSPMSMAP; encoded by the exons ATGACCACTGGAATTTTTGAAATTGATGATGATTTTCACAAGGATGTCGGACCCTCCAGTGAGGACGAATATGAGATCACTGATGAG ATCAAAGAGTTTGAAGAAATGGACCATGATCATTT GATAGAAGAGATGGGTTCAGATGTAGAAAAAGTACCTATATGTCAGGAAGTTGTTAATCCTAAGGAAAAGTTGGGCCCATCTGACTTTGAATTGTTAAAGGTTTTGGGTAAAGGAGGTTATGGCAAG GtatttcaagttaaaaaacGAACTGGTAGAGATGCTGGTAGTATATTTGCAATGAAAGTGTTGAAAAAA GCTACCATTGTAAGAAATCAGAAAGATACTGCGCATACAAAAGCTGAAAGAAATATATTAGAAGCAATAAAG TTTCCGTTTATTGTTGATTTGCTGTATGCTTTTCAAACTGGAGGAAAACTGTATTTAATCTTAGAATATTTGTCTG gtGGTGAATTATTTATGCACTTAGAAAGAGAAGGTGTATTTCTTGAGGATACTGCAAG TTTTTACTTGGCCGAAATCACACTTGCGTTACAGCATCTACACACTGAAGGAATTATTTACAG AGATTTAAAGCCAGAAAACATTCTGCTAGATTTAAATGGACATATCAAGTTaaccgattttggactctgTAAAGAATCGATTTATCATACAGATATGACACACACATTTTGTGGTACGATAGAATATAT GGCACCTGAGATATTAACAAGACATGGCCATGGGAAAGCAGTTGATTGGTGGAGCCTTGGTACTTTAATGTACGACATGTTAACTGGTGCT CCTCCATTTTGTTCTGACAACAGAAAGAAAACAATCGATAAG atATTAAAAGGCAAACTGGTTCTGCCTCCTTACTTAACTGCAGAGTCAAGAGATTTACTTCGAAAG CTACTAAAACGTCATCCACAAAGTCGATTAGGAGGTGGAAGTGATGATGCAGAGCCGATAAAG GCACATCCGTTTTTTCGTCATTTAAATTGGGATGAATTATATGCGAGAAAAGTGGAACCACCTTTCAAACCGTCTGTG ACAAGTGAAGAGGATGTCAGTCAATTTGATCAACGCTTCACAAAAGAAACACCTGTTGACTCTCCATGCGACAACATGTTGAGTGAGAGTGCAGATAGAATCTTTCAG ggTTTCACCTACGTCGCGCCTTCGATGATGGAGTCCCTGTCAAAACTCTCTTTCTCAGACTCGCATGGAGCAAGATCGTTTAG GTCACCTCGAAGATCTAGAGCGCCTTCTAGTCCAATGAG TATGGCACCATAA
- the LOC130624298 gene encoding ribosomal protein S6 kinase beta-2-like isoform X2 gives MTTGIFEIDDDFHKDVGPSSEDEYEITDEIKEFEEMDHDHLIEEMGSDVEKVPICQEVVNPKEKLGPSDFELLKVLGKGGYGKVFQVKKRTGRDAGSIFAMKVLKKATIVRNQKDTAHTKAERNILEAIKFPFIVDLLYAFQTGGKLYLILEYLSGGELFMHLEREGVFLEDTASFYLAEITLALQHLHTEGIIYRDLKPENILLDLNGHIKLTDFGLCKESIYHTDMTHTFCGTIEYMAPEILTRHGHGKAVDWWSLGTLMYDMLTGAPPFCSDNRKKTIDKILKGKLVLPPYLTAESRDLLRKAHPFFRHLNWDELYARKVEPPFKPSVTSEEDVSQFDQRFTKETPVDSPCDNMLSESADRIFQGFTYVAPSMMESLSKLSFSDSHGARSFRSPRRSRAPSSPMSPTKVQHTGQTHFGFELNRSAVGSSKLITEANTQPKSGSKDDKFSFKDSPKSSIAITAPSAISNTPPPHITHASNAVKSASKFDHYSPDRKYSHNNSSFDIISPIQANYSSEHYADSGYFNNVNYANFQFENKEVPVSTYSNQHTSYPLPQQHQAHNMNMELTFNNSFFGLAGPIPRTLGPAPYEDSMDDIEPFELLSHYDVPPQQQQQEQNPRYRIPLL, from the exons ATGACCACTGGAATTTTTGAAATTGATGATGATTTTCACAAGGATGTCGGACCCTCCAGTGAGGACGAATATGAGATCACTGATGAG ATCAAAGAGTTTGAAGAAATGGACCATGATCATTT GATAGAAGAGATGGGTTCAGATGTAGAAAAAGTACCTATATGTCAGGAAGTTGTTAATCCTAAGGAAAAGTTGGGCCCATCTGACTTTGAATTGTTAAAGGTTTTGGGTAAAGGAGGTTATGGCAAG GtatttcaagttaaaaaacGAACTGGTAGAGATGCTGGTAGTATATTTGCAATGAAAGTGTTGAAAAAA GCTACCATTGTAAGAAATCAGAAAGATACTGCGCATACAAAAGCTGAAAGAAATATATTAGAAGCAATAAAG TTTCCGTTTATTGTTGATTTGCTGTATGCTTTTCAAACTGGAGGAAAACTGTATTTAATCTTAGAATATTTGTCTG gtGGTGAATTATTTATGCACTTAGAAAGAGAAGGTGTATTTCTTGAGGATACTGCAAG TTTTTACTTGGCCGAAATCACACTTGCGTTACAGCATCTACACACTGAAGGAATTATTTACAG AGATTTAAAGCCAGAAAACATTCTGCTAGATTTAAATGGACATATCAAGTTaaccgattttggactctgTAAAGAATCGATTTATCATACAGATATGACACACACATTTTGTGGTACGATAGAATATAT GGCACCTGAGATATTAACAAGACATGGCCATGGGAAAGCAGTTGATTGGTGGAGCCTTGGTACTTTAATGTACGACATGTTAACTGGTGCT CCTCCATTTTGTTCTGACAACAGAAAGAAAACAATCGATAAG atATTAAAAGGCAAACTGGTTCTGCCTCCTTACTTAACTGCAGAGTCAAGAGATTTACTTCGAAAG GCACATCCGTTTTTTCGTCATTTAAATTGGGATGAATTATATGCGAGAAAAGTGGAACCACCTTTCAAACCGTCTGTG ACAAGTGAAGAGGATGTCAGTCAATTTGATCAACGCTTCACAAAAGAAACACCTGTTGACTCTCCATGCGACAACATGTTGAGTGAGAGTGCAGATAGAATCTTTCAG ggTTTCACCTACGTCGCGCCTTCGATGATGGAGTCCCTGTCAAAACTCTCTTTCTCAGACTCGCATGGAGCAAGATCGTTTAG GTCACCTCGAAGATCTAGAGCGCCTTCTAGTCCAATGAG ccCAACCAAGGTTCAACACACTGGCCAAACACATTTTGGGTTTGAGCTTAATCGGTCAGCGGTGGGAAGTTCCAAATTAATCACAGAAGCCAATACTCAACCTAAATCAGGAAGCAAAGACGACAAGTTTTCGTTTAAGGATTCGCCGAAGTCCTCAATAGCTATTACTGCACCTTCAGCTATTAGTAATACGCCACCACCGCATATCACACACGCATCGAATGCAGTAAAAAGTGCAAGCAAGTTTGACCATTACTCGCCGGACAGAAAATACTCCCACAATAATTCTAGTTTTGATATAATTTCACCCATACAGGCAAACTACAGTTCCGAACACTACGCCGACTCCGGTTATTTTAACAATGTCAACTATGCAAATTTTCAATTTGAGAACAAAGAAGTCCCGGTTTCCACTTATAGCAACCAACATACATCATATCCACTACCACAACAGCACCAAGCTCATAACATGAACATGGAGTTAACTTTTAATAACAGCTTCTTTGGACTGGCCGGACCAATCCCCAGAACGTTGGGACCGGCTCCCTATGAGGATAGTATGGATGACATTGAACCGTTTGAACTACTATCACACTACGATGTACCGccgcaacaacagcaacaagaaCAGAATCCCAGATATCGGATACCGTTGCTTTAG
- the LOC130624298 gene encoding ribosomal protein S6 kinase beta-2-like isoform X1 produces MTTGIFEIDDDFHKDVGPSSEDEYEITDEIKEFEEMDHDHLIEEMGSDVEKVPICQEVVNPKEKLGPSDFELLKVLGKGGYGKVFQVKKRTGRDAGSIFAMKVLKKATIVRNQKDTAHTKAERNILEAIKFPFIVDLLYAFQTGGKLYLILEYLSGGELFMHLEREGVFLEDTASFYLAEITLALQHLHTEGIIYRDLKPENILLDLNGHIKLTDFGLCKESIYHTDMTHTFCGTIEYMAPEILTRHGHGKAVDWWSLGTLMYDMLTGAPPFCSDNRKKTIDKILKGKLVLPPYLTAESRDLLRKLLKRHPQSRLGGGSDDAEPIKAHPFFRHLNWDELYARKVEPPFKPSVTSEEDVSQFDQRFTKETPVDSPCDNMLSESADRIFQGFTYVAPSMMESLSKLSFSDSHGARSFRSPRRSRAPSSPMSPTKVQHTGQTHFGFELNRSAVGSSKLITEANTQPKSGSKDDKFSFKDSPKSSIAITAPSAISNTPPPHITHASNAVKSASKFDHYSPDRKYSHNNSSFDIISPIQANYSSEHYADSGYFNNVNYANFQFENKEVPVSTYSNQHTSYPLPQQHQAHNMNMELTFNNSFFGLAGPIPRTLGPAPYEDSMDDIEPFELLSHYDVPPQQQQQEQNPRYRIPLL; encoded by the exons ATGACCACTGGAATTTTTGAAATTGATGATGATTTTCACAAGGATGTCGGACCCTCCAGTGAGGACGAATATGAGATCACTGATGAG ATCAAAGAGTTTGAAGAAATGGACCATGATCATTT GATAGAAGAGATGGGTTCAGATGTAGAAAAAGTACCTATATGTCAGGAAGTTGTTAATCCTAAGGAAAAGTTGGGCCCATCTGACTTTGAATTGTTAAAGGTTTTGGGTAAAGGAGGTTATGGCAAG GtatttcaagttaaaaaacGAACTGGTAGAGATGCTGGTAGTATATTTGCAATGAAAGTGTTGAAAAAA GCTACCATTGTAAGAAATCAGAAAGATACTGCGCATACAAAAGCTGAAAGAAATATATTAGAAGCAATAAAG TTTCCGTTTATTGTTGATTTGCTGTATGCTTTTCAAACTGGAGGAAAACTGTATTTAATCTTAGAATATTTGTCTG gtGGTGAATTATTTATGCACTTAGAAAGAGAAGGTGTATTTCTTGAGGATACTGCAAG TTTTTACTTGGCCGAAATCACACTTGCGTTACAGCATCTACACACTGAAGGAATTATTTACAG AGATTTAAAGCCAGAAAACATTCTGCTAGATTTAAATGGACATATCAAGTTaaccgattttggactctgTAAAGAATCGATTTATCATACAGATATGACACACACATTTTGTGGTACGATAGAATATAT GGCACCTGAGATATTAACAAGACATGGCCATGGGAAAGCAGTTGATTGGTGGAGCCTTGGTACTTTAATGTACGACATGTTAACTGGTGCT CCTCCATTTTGTTCTGACAACAGAAAGAAAACAATCGATAAG atATTAAAAGGCAAACTGGTTCTGCCTCCTTACTTAACTGCAGAGTCAAGAGATTTACTTCGAAAG CTACTAAAACGTCATCCACAAAGTCGATTAGGAGGTGGAAGTGATGATGCAGAGCCGATAAAG GCACATCCGTTTTTTCGTCATTTAAATTGGGATGAATTATATGCGAGAAAAGTGGAACCACCTTTCAAACCGTCTGTG ACAAGTGAAGAGGATGTCAGTCAATTTGATCAACGCTTCACAAAAGAAACACCTGTTGACTCTCCATGCGACAACATGTTGAGTGAGAGTGCAGATAGAATCTTTCAG ggTTTCACCTACGTCGCGCCTTCGATGATGGAGTCCCTGTCAAAACTCTCTTTCTCAGACTCGCATGGAGCAAGATCGTTTAG GTCACCTCGAAGATCTAGAGCGCCTTCTAGTCCAATGAG ccCAACCAAGGTTCAACACACTGGCCAAACACATTTTGGGTTTGAGCTTAATCGGTCAGCGGTGGGAAGTTCCAAATTAATCACAGAAGCCAATACTCAACCTAAATCAGGAAGCAAAGACGACAAGTTTTCGTTTAAGGATTCGCCGAAGTCCTCAATAGCTATTACTGCACCTTCAGCTATTAGTAATACGCCACCACCGCATATCACACACGCATCGAATGCAGTAAAAAGTGCAAGCAAGTTTGACCATTACTCGCCGGACAGAAAATACTCCCACAATAATTCTAGTTTTGATATAATTTCACCCATACAGGCAAACTACAGTTCCGAACACTACGCCGACTCCGGTTATTTTAACAATGTCAACTATGCAAATTTTCAATTTGAGAACAAAGAAGTCCCGGTTTCCACTTATAGCAACCAACATACATCATATCCACTACCACAACAGCACCAAGCTCATAACATGAACATGGAGTTAACTTTTAATAACAGCTTCTTTGGACTGGCCGGACCAATCCCCAGAACGTTGGGACCGGCTCCCTATGAGGATAGTATGGATGACATTGAACCGTTTGAACTACTATCACACTACGATGTACCGccgcaacaacagcaacaagaaCAGAATCCCAGATATCGGATACCGTTGCTTTAG